One region of Chryseobacterium sp. SORGH_AS_0447 genomic DNA includes:
- a CDS encoding tellurite resistance TerB C-terminal domain-containing protein, translated as MERNTNPLNEEQSDFIIDVSDTAEIPIIYDAVEGSNAEPLLQSPGNRYRKKLGLNTAQTELVDKLWFSNNVFNEIDYCRVQIIKQFLRSTDYLQKNCIPVNKTYPTVFDEVSEIIIVLEYNYRKDSLNYQYTIDSIKSEIFNHILKLCENSVRECYGIKRKINTDFKYAHPEIINRFNKKIVAPIEMFLDQNRHLILDADYRTNLILNETNTGRWKDKFEIITSDYTNAVSFEREIARLAEVNIKNPSLDTIYLEASKFISAYDRNASLRLYLHYLDKDLETKRFDRKHLTKSIQKNLFSNSEQFARFEEIVNEFVLNRDFPEAVKKLDSIYLPKRKRIVIDRNVIDRVQQLDSQTSKILGELLADEEEQPQAQSAGLNTANNTDLEFKVVDTEDPDQTAKYLPDLNLNDTQMDLLDYFEKNSLTVLQSDLEAYMRSQQLFMNAAIESVNDQLFDTLDDILIEEEDDYLTINPEYYKKLLNNDQ; from the coding sequence ATGGAGAGAAATACAAATCCGCTCAATGAAGAGCAGTCAGACTTTATTATTGATGTTTCTGATACGGCAGAAATACCGATAATCTACGATGCAGTAGAAGGTAGCAACGCCGAACCGCTTCTACAAAGTCCCGGGAACAGGTATCGAAAAAAGCTTGGATTGAATACGGCCCAGACGGAGCTGGTCGATAAACTGTGGTTCAGCAATAATGTATTTAATGAAATCGATTATTGCAGGGTCCAGATAATCAAACAATTTCTCAGAAGTACCGATTACCTGCAAAAAAACTGTATTCCTGTTAATAAAACCTATCCGACCGTTTTCGATGAAGTTTCGGAAATCATCATCGTGCTGGAATACAATTACCGGAAAGACAGCCTCAATTATCAGTATACCATTGATTCCATTAAATCCGAGATCTTCAACCATATCCTGAAACTCTGTGAAAACAGTGTACGGGAATGCTATGGCATTAAGAGAAAAATCAACACCGATTTCAAATATGCCCATCCCGAAATCATCAATAGGTTCAACAAGAAAATTGTTGCGCCGATCGAGATGTTTCTGGATCAGAACAGGCATTTGATCCTGGATGCCGATTACAGGACGAATCTTATTTTAAACGAAACCAATACCGGCCGGTGGAAAGATAAATTCGAAATCATTACGTCAGATTACACCAACGCCGTTTCATTTGAGAGAGAGATTGCAAGGTTGGCTGAAGTCAATATAAAGAATCCTTCTTTGGATACCATCTACCTGGAAGCATCGAAATTCATCAGTGCCTACGACAGAAATGCTTCCCTAAGGCTATACCTGCATTACCTGGATAAAGATCTGGAAACAAAAAGGTTCGACCGGAAGCATCTTACCAAAAGTATTCAGAAGAACCTGTTTTCCAATTCGGAACAGTTTGCACGGTTTGAAGAAATCGTCAATGAATTTGTTCTCAACAGGGATTTTCCAGAGGCAGTCAAGAAACTGGACAGCATTTATCTTCCCAAGCGGAAAAGGATCGTGATAGACCGGAATGTCATCGACCGTGTGCAGCAGCTGGATTCACAGACTTCAAAGATCCTTGGGGAACTGCTGGCTGATGAGGAAGAACAGCCTCAAGCACAGTCAGCCGGACTGAATACCGCAAATAATACCGACCTCGAATTTAAAGTCGTTGATACGGAAGACCCGGATCAAACCGCTAAATACCTTCCGGACCTCAACCTGAATGATACGCAGATGGATCTTCTCGATTATTTCGAAAAAAACAGCCTGACAGTCTTACAATCCGACCTGGAAGCGTACATGCGCTCGCAGCAGCTATTTATGAACG